The following proteins are encoded in a genomic region of Fusarium keratoplasticum isolate Fu6.1 chromosome 9, whole genome shotgun sequence:
- a CDS encoding MFS domain-containing protein, producing MGASKLALSVPKDEAGKSWPAIAVGAFVAFGGVLFGYDTGTIGGILAMDYWKELFSTGYTDSHGQPDVSPSQSSAIVSILSAGTFFGALCSPFLGDYIGRRWALIASSWVFNFGVILQTAAVSIPLFLAGRFFAGYGVGLISALIPLYQSETAPKWIRGAIVGAYQFSITIGLLLAAVVNNATQGRDDTGSYRIPIAVQFAFSIVLIGGMLVLPETPRYFVMRDKIEQAAQALAKLRRLAPDHPAVLEELNEIKANHDYEKSVSKASYLDCFRGPIAKRQWTGMGLQALQQFTGVNFIFYYGTQYFKNSGMDDSFIVQVITSCVNVGSTIPGLYAIDKWGRRPLLFWGAVGMCVSQFIVAMLGTLTTSQDSAGTTIVHNVAAQKAGIAFICIYIFFFASTWGPIAWVVTGEIFPLQTRAKSLSITTATNWLLNWALAFATPYLVNYGPGNANLQSKIFFIWFGACFICVAFVYFFIYETKGLTLEEVDELYNEVGSARKSVGWEPTVTFLEREVAAGHGPALSLDDEKAQG from the exons ATGGGCGCCTCAAAGCTCGCTCTGTCAGTGCCCAAAGATGAGGCTGGCAAGTCTTGGCCGGCCATCGCCGTGGGAGCTTTTGTCGCCTTCGGTGGCGTTCTCTTTGG ATACGACACCGGTACGATTGGCGGCATTTTAGCCATGGACTACTGGAAGGAACTCTTCTCGACTGGTTACACCGACTCTCACGGCCAGCCTGATGTTTCTCCCTCCCAGTCATCCGCTATTGTCTCCATCCTCTCGGCAGGCACATTTTTCGGCGCTCTATGCTCCCCGTTCCTTGGAGACTATATTGGTCGTCGATGGGCGCTTATCGCATCGTCGTGGGTGTTCAACTTTGGTGTCATTCTTCAGACTGCGGCTGTCTCCatccctctcttcttggctggtCGGTTCTTTGCTGGGTATGGCGTCGGTCTGATCTCAGCTTTAA TTCCGCTTTATCAATCCGAGACTGCCCCGAAATGGATCAGAGGCGCCATAGTCGGTGCGTACCAGTTCTCCATAACCATCGGGCTTCTCCTGGCCGCCGTAGTCAACAACGCAActcaaggtcgagatgatACTGGCTCATACCGAATTCCCATTGCCGTCCAATTtgccttctccatcgtccTGATTGGAGGGATGTTGGTCCTCCCTGAAACCCCTCGCTACTTCGTCATGCGAGATAAGATCGAACAGGCCGCCCAGGCCCTGGCGAAGCTGAGGAGACTCGCTCCAGACCATCCCGCCGTTCTGGAAGAGCTGAACGAGATCAAAGCAAACCACGACTACGAAAAGAGTGTGAGCAAGGCGAGCTACCTGGACTGCTTCCGCGGCCCGATCGCCAAGAGGCAGTGGACAGGCATGGGTCTTCAGGCCCTGCAGCAGTTCACCGGAGTCAACTTTATCTTCTACTACGGCACGCAGTACTTCAAGAACTCTGGCATGGACGACTCCTTTATAGTGCAGGTCATCACCTCGTGCGTCAACGTGGGCTCAACGATCCCAGGGCTCTACGCCATCGATAAGTGGGGACGCCGCCCGCTGCTATTCTGGGGCGCGGTAGGCATGTGCGTCTCGCAATTCATCGTCGCCATGCTAGGCACCTTGACTACGTCTCAGGACAGTGCCGGTACTACCATCGTGCACAACGTCGCGGCTCAGAAGGCTGGCATTGCGTTTATCTGCATCtatatcttcttcttcgcgtCGACCTGGGGACCTATCGCTTGGGTTGTGACCGGTGAGATCTTTCCGCTGCAGACACGCGCCAAGAGTCTTTCCATCACAACCGCAACCAAT TGGCTCCTCAACTGGGCTCTCGCATTTGCAACGCCTTACCTCGTCAATTATGGGCCAGGCAATGCAAACCTCCAATCCAAGATCTTTTTCATTTGGTTCGGCGCCTGTTTCATCTGCGTTGCCTTTGTGTACTTCTTTATCTATGAAACCAAGGGGCTTAccttggaagaagtcgacgaGCTGTACAACGAAGTCGGCAGCGCTCGGAAGAGCGTTGGGTGGGAGCCTACCGTCACCTTTTTAGAGCGTGAGGTTGCCGCTGGCCATGGACCGGCTCTTAGCCTGGACGACGAGAAGGCACAGGGCTAG
- a CDS encoding Zn(2)-C6 fungal-type domain-containing protein codes for MGEYQRKKLNIACDVCRGRRTKCDGQRPKCGFCQLQGSRCVYQAAPQPPPSRLELDIAGMRERLEDIMGLLVSDQRRGNDARSWSLPAASRTASLHASFQTSPRALSDHEVKYEPDESEFPIMVLQRRGMMILLGLDPDLGVWLSNMERSSSFLSRRDQTVVPTRVFLLPPESIYSTLHAFSERIHVWLPVLSSDFQESFHQCINGQSPSHSDTCLAMLVMALGSFATADTITSALDQQLGAEYFAEASKLLPEVLLDFSVRSLQCLTFFAVYYMHLIRPCQAHDHILMASARAQNMLKIHSQGSDTKTVEALRRAYWAILLIESELSVQLDLPDSGIWKHEEEVQLPSPNGIWHFSLPGDSAMSSPSSQAFEFSSDTTPVYFLAEIAMRRMLRRCTTSLSKSTEGEFRYAPVIARELELQLDGWYKYLPSSLVFHKQPMALYEVAEVPRAQFLQAQFFACKASISWPAVYQIIRLGFVDEDMLPYCTKFFDDYVSFVLAATTSMQTCMINTWTLVAR; via the exons ATGGGGGAGTACCAGAgaaagaagctcaacattgCTTGCGATGTTTGTCGAGGACGAAGAACGAAATGCGACGGCCAACGACCCAAGTGCGGCTTCTGTCAGCTCCAGGGTAGTCGCTGCGTCTATCAGGCTGCTCCCCAGCCGCCACCATCAAG ACTGGAGCTTGACATTGCTGGCATGCGCGAACGGCTGGAGGATATCATGGGCCTCCTCGTGTCGGACCAGCGGCGGGGCAACGATGCTCGCTCATGGTCTCTCCCTGCAGCCAGCAGAACTGCTTCACTGCATGCATCATTCCAAACTTCTCCGCGAGCTTTGAGTGACCATGAGGTCAAGTATGAGCCAGACGAGTCCGAATTCCCCATCATGGTTCTTCAGCGGAGAGGCATGAtgatcctccttggcctcgatccGGATTTGGGCGTCTGGTTGAGTAACATGGAGCGATCTTCCAGCTTTTTATCAAGGCGAGACCAGACTGTTGTTCCTACGAGGGTGTTTTTGCTGCCCCCAGAGAGCATATACTCTACCCTCCACGCCTTTTCTGAAAGGATACACGTCTGGCTACCAGTACTCTCCTCCGATTTTCAAGAATCATTTCATCAGTGCATCAACGGACAGAGTCCATCGCATTCAGACACTTGTCTGGCTATGTTGGTCATGGCTCTCGGGTCATTTGCCACCGCAGACACAATCACATCAGCCCTTGACCAACAACTTGGTGCTGAGTATTTCGCCGAAGCATCCAAATTGCTTCCCGAAGTTCTCCTTGACTTCAGTGTCAGGAGCCTGCAGTGCTTGACCTTCTTTGCTGTGTATTACATGCACCTCATCCGGCCATGTCAGGCACACGATCATATCCTCATGGCCTCAGCCAGAGCACAGAACATGCTCAAGATCCACTCTCAAGGAAGTGACACGAAGACGGTGGAAGCTTTGCGCCGCGCCTACTGGGCCATACTACTGATAGAAAGCGAGCTGTCTGTCCAGCTTGACCTCCCAGACAGCGGGATCTGGAAACACGAGGAAGAAGTCCAGCTGCCATCTCCCAACGGGATCTGGCACTTCTCCCTCCCCGGGGATAGCGCCATgtcgtctccatcgtcacAGGCCTTTGAGTTTAGCTCTGATACCACCCCGGTTTACTTCTTAGCCGAAATAGCTATGCGCAGAATGCTGCGGCGCTGCACAACATCACTCAGCAAATCCACCGAGGGCGAGTTCAGATATGCACCAGTCATCGCCAGAGAGCTAGAGCTACAGTTGGACGGCTGGTACAAGTATCTACCGTCGTCACTTGTGTTTCACAAGCAGCCCATGGCGTTGTACGAGGTAGCTGAAGTTCCTCGCGCTCAATTCTTGCAAGCCCAGTTCTTTGCTTGCAAGGCCTCCATTTCCTGGCCAGCTGTTTATCAAATCATCAGACTGGGTTTTGTGGATGAGGATATGCTGCCGTACTGCACCAAGTTTTTTGACGACTATGTGTCATTTGTCCTGGCTGCTACAACATCGATGCAGACGTGCATGATAAATACTTGGACTTTGGTTGCGAGGTAA